The Corvus hawaiiensis isolate bCorHaw1 chromosome 2, bCorHaw1.pri.cur, whole genome shotgun sequence genome includes a window with the following:
- the ARGLU1 gene encoding arginine and glutamate-rich protein 1 codes for MGRSRSRSSSRSKHTKSSKHNKKNRSRSRSRSREKERARKRSKSRESKRNRRRESRSRSRSNTAPSSRRDRDRDRDRASSPPDRIDIFGRTVSKRSSLDEKQKREEEEKKAEFERQRKIRQQEIEEKLIEEETARRVEELVAKRVEEELEKRKDEIEREVLRRVEEAKRIMEKQLLEELERQRQAELAAQKAREEEERAKREELERILEENNRKIAEAQAKLAEEQLKIVEEQRKIHEERMKLEQERQRQQKEEQKIILGKGKSRPKLSFSLKSQD; via the exons ATGGGTCGGTCCCGCAGCCGGAGCTCGTCCCGCTCCAAGCACACCAAGAGCTCCAAGCACAACAAGAAGAACCGGAGCCGATCGCGGTCCCGCTCCCGAGAAAAAGAGCGGGCACGGAAGCGCTCCAAGTCCCGGGAGAGCAAGCGGAACCGGCGCCGGGAGTCCCGCTCCCGCTCGCGCTCTAACACGGCCCCCTCCTCCCGGCgcgaccgggaccgggaccgcgACCGCGCCTCCTCCCCCCCCGACCGTATCGACATCTTCGGGCGCACGGTGAGCAAGCGCAGCAGCCTGGACGAGAAAcagaagagggaggaggaggagaaaaaagcgGAGTTCGAGCGGCAGCGGAAAAT TCGTCAACAAGAAATTGAAGAGAAACTCATAGAGGAAGAAACTGCTCGAAGAGTGGAAGAACTTGTAGCTAAGCGCGTAGAAGAAGAgttggagaaaagaaaggatgaGATTGAGCGAGAGGTTCTCCGCAGGGTGGAGGAGGCTAAGCGCATCATGGAAAAACAGTTGCTCGAAGAACTCGAGCGACAGCGACAAGCTGAACTTGCAGCACAAAAAGCCAGAGAG GAAGAAGAGCGTGCAAAGCGTGAGGAACTAGAGCGAATACTAGAAGAGAATAACCGAAAAATTGCAGAAGCACAAGCTAAACTG GCTGAAGAACAATTGAAAATTGTTGAAGAACAAAGAAAGATTCATGAGGAGAGGATGAAACTAGAACAAGAGAGACAGCGTCAGcaaaaggaagagcaaaaaaTTATCCTGGGCAAAGGAAAGTCTAGGCCAAAACTGTCCTTCTCCCTAAAAAGCCAGGATTAA